In a single window of the Meleagris gallopavo isolate NT-WF06-2002-E0010 breed Aviagen turkey brand Nicholas breeding stock chromosome 1 unlocalized genomic scaffold, Turkey_5.1 Chr1_random_deg7180001684809, whole genome shotgun sequence genome:
- the LOC104915413 gene encoding proline-rich protein 5-like — EYNKNRRLPRCHSDLPFLTEKRFFRRSKSGDILAKNPVVRSKSYNNPLLTPVAEYETEGMAANGTSIRRHSVSEMTSCLELQGYSNLTTIMDNGSKGSVTATKNLLSDQERSSAGSAQCSGKLSTVEQQKGHFHSMDDPHRSFELDRDPSLIPVPSSSPENIVDQILESIDSDSEGIFIDFGRGCSKSTAYNVDVNRQSVL; from the coding sequence GAATATAACAAAAACAGGAGACTTCCTAGATGTCATTCTGATCTTCCTTTCCTTACAGAGAAGCGCTTCTTCAGGCGTTCCAAGTCAGGTGACATCCTCGCCAAGAACCCCGTGGTGCGATCGAAAAGCTACAATAATCCACTGCTGACACCAGTAGCTGAGTACGAAACAGAGGGTATGGCTGCCAACGGGACAAGCATCCGAAGGCACTCTGTTTCAGAAATGACTTcctgcctggagctgcagggctaCTCCAACCTCACCACCATCATGGACAACGGTTCTAAGGGCTCCGTGACGGCCACAAAAAACTTGCTGTCCGACCAGGAGCGGTCCAGCGCTGGGTCAGCGCAGTGCTCTGGCAAACTCAGCACAGTGGAGCAACAGAAAGGACACTTCCACTCAATGGACGACCCACATAGGTCTTTTGAGCTGGACAGGGACCCTTCCTTGATTCCTGTTCCTTCTTCTAGCCCTGAGAACATAGTGGATCAGATTTTAGAGTCCATAGACTCTGATTCTGAAGgcatttttattgattttggCAGAGGCTGTTCCAAATCAACAGCATACAATGTGGACGTGAACAGACAGAGCGTCTTGTGA